A genomic stretch from Arachis stenosperma cultivar V10309 chromosome 3, arast.V10309.gnm1.PFL2, whole genome shotgun sequence includes:
- the LOC130967644 gene encoding inositol 1,3,4-trisphosphate 5/6-kinase 4-like isoform X1 translates to MGVVRGVILDESALLTEGGGDKNGFILRPGAESLIQTLSLSKIHIGISYDVNSPDDKVSVLQSASSYPVDCFILNDPTSEIMPAWSINTDGGIVYLVSNKKEVLPKLSSYKWLLVVLNDGDESLYYTTDALRIQNLAEFPLTMCQLNKSSTGTNAATVGYIMKPSRVEDFAMRGAFPLCPTQNGLMFVPLTPMLPLSTQLKDIDIVLHKATDEILSIEDNKITFTENIQELQRYLELHQDLCVIDPLKNIYPLLDRLEIQQILSGLEELNKEGSHLIRGAHFLKIDNFEEFNFETGLAEARLSLPCIVKPKVACGVSDAHKMAIVFKVDDFKNVNVPLPAVIQEYVDHSSTLYKFYVLGEKVFHAVKKSIPNADVLKKSSNGDELKPLEFDSLKSLPTASGDCSMTNRESIDVKLVTDAANWLRRRLQLTIFGFDVVIQEGTQDHVIVDVNYLPSFKEVPHEISIPAFWESIRGFQLHVWIPGKASS, encoded by the coding sequence ATGGGTGTAGTGAGAGGAGTGATATTGGATGAATCGGCACTCTTAACTGAAGGTGGTGGGGATAAAAATGGATTCATACTACGGCCGGGAGCTGAGTCTCTCATCCAAACCCTCTCCCTGTCCAAAATTCATATAGGAATCTCGTATGACGTAAACTCTCCAGATGATAAGGTGAGTGTTCTTCAAAGTGCAAGTTCGTACCCTGTTGATTGTTTTATCTTAAATGATCCTACGAGTGAGATTATGCCTGCATGGAGCATTAATACTGATGGCGGGATTGTTTATCTAGTTTCTAACAAGAAGGAGGTCTTACCTAAATTAAGCAGTTATAAATGGCTTCTTGTTGTTTTGAACGATGGAGATGAAAGCTTGTATTACACAACAGATGCACTTCGAATACAAAATTTGGCGGAGTTTCCCTTGACTATGTGCCAGTTAAATAAAAGTTCAACCGGAACTAATGCTGCAACTGTGGGTTATATAATGAAGCCTTCTCGAGTTGAAGATTTTGCAATGAGGGGTGCATTTCCATTATGTCCTACTCAAAATGGGTTGATGTTTGTGCCTCTCACACCCATGCTTCCTTTATCAACTCAATTGAAGGACATTGATATAGTTCTCCACAAAGCCACAGATGAGATATTATCCATTGAAGACAATAAAATTACTTTCACGGAAAACATACAAGAACTGCAAAGATATTTGGAACTTCACCAGGATCTTTGTGTGATTGATCCACTGAAGAACATATATCCATTATTGGATAGACTAGAAATACAGCAAATTCTAAGTGGCTTAGAAGAACTAAATAAGGAAGGCAGCCATTTGATCAGAGGGGCCCATTTTCTTAAGATCGATAATTTtgaagaatttaattttgagaCTGGGTTAGCTGAAGCCAGATTGTCTCTTCCATGTATAGTGAAACCTAAGGTTGCTTGTGGTGTCAGTGATGCACATAAGATGGCAATTGTTTTCAAAGTTGATGATTTTAAGAATGTAAATGTTCCTCTTCCAGCTGTTATCCAGGAATATGTGGATCATTCATCCACtttgtataaattttatgtCTTGGGTGAGAAAGTTTTCCATGCTGTCAAGAAGTCGATACCAAATGCTGATGTTTTGAAGAAATCATCCAATGGTgatgaactcaaacctctagaGTTTGACAGCTTAAAATCTTTACCCACCGCCAGTGGTGACTGCAGCATGACGAACAGAGAGTCTATTGATGTTAAACTGGTTACAGATGCTGCAAATTGGCTTAGAAGAAGGCTTCAGCTTACTATCTTTGGTTTTGATGTTGTAATTCAGGAAGGTACGCAAGATCATGTAATTGTGGATGTTAATTATCTCCCGTCATTTAAGGAAGTACCTCATGAAATCTCAATACCTGCCTTCTGGGAATCCATTAGAG
- the LOC130967644 gene encoding inositol 1,3,4-trisphosphate 5/6-kinase 4-like isoform X2, giving the protein MGVVRGVILDESALLTEGGGDKNGFILRPGAESLIQTLSLSKIHIGISYDVNSPDDKVSVLQSASSYPVDCFILNDPTSEIMPAWSINTDGGIVYLVSNKKEVLPKLSSYKWLLVVLNDGDESLYYTTDALRIQNLAEFPLTMCQLNKSSTGTNAATVGYIMKPSRVEDFAMRGAFPLCPTQNGLMFVPLTPMLPLSTQLKDIDIVLHKATDEILSIEDNKITFTENIQELQRYLELHQDLCVIDPLKNIYPLLDRLEIQQILSGLEELNKEGSHLIRGAHFLKIDNFEEFNFETGLAEARLSLPCIVKPKVACGVSDAHKMAIVFKVDDFKNVNVPLPAVIQEYVDHSSTLYKFYVLGEKVFHAVKKSIPNADVLKKSSNGDELKPLEFDSLKSLPTASGDCSMTNRESIDVKLVTDAANWLRRRLQLTIFGFDVVIQEGTQDHVIVDVNYLPSFKEVPHEISIPAFWESIRGKYDLRLSK; this is encoded by the coding sequence ATGGGTGTAGTGAGAGGAGTGATATTGGATGAATCGGCACTCTTAACTGAAGGTGGTGGGGATAAAAATGGATTCATACTACGGCCGGGAGCTGAGTCTCTCATCCAAACCCTCTCCCTGTCCAAAATTCATATAGGAATCTCGTATGACGTAAACTCTCCAGATGATAAGGTGAGTGTTCTTCAAAGTGCAAGTTCGTACCCTGTTGATTGTTTTATCTTAAATGATCCTACGAGTGAGATTATGCCTGCATGGAGCATTAATACTGATGGCGGGATTGTTTATCTAGTTTCTAACAAGAAGGAGGTCTTACCTAAATTAAGCAGTTATAAATGGCTTCTTGTTGTTTTGAACGATGGAGATGAAAGCTTGTATTACACAACAGATGCACTTCGAATACAAAATTTGGCGGAGTTTCCCTTGACTATGTGCCAGTTAAATAAAAGTTCAACCGGAACTAATGCTGCAACTGTGGGTTATATAATGAAGCCTTCTCGAGTTGAAGATTTTGCAATGAGGGGTGCATTTCCATTATGTCCTACTCAAAATGGGTTGATGTTTGTGCCTCTCACACCCATGCTTCCTTTATCAACTCAATTGAAGGACATTGATATAGTTCTCCACAAAGCCACAGATGAGATATTATCCATTGAAGACAATAAAATTACTTTCACGGAAAACATACAAGAACTGCAAAGATATTTGGAACTTCACCAGGATCTTTGTGTGATTGATCCACTGAAGAACATATATCCATTATTGGATAGACTAGAAATACAGCAAATTCTAAGTGGCTTAGAAGAACTAAATAAGGAAGGCAGCCATTTGATCAGAGGGGCCCATTTTCTTAAGATCGATAATTTtgaagaatttaattttgagaCTGGGTTAGCTGAAGCCAGATTGTCTCTTCCATGTATAGTGAAACCTAAGGTTGCTTGTGGTGTCAGTGATGCACATAAGATGGCAATTGTTTTCAAAGTTGATGATTTTAAGAATGTAAATGTTCCTCTTCCAGCTGTTATCCAGGAATATGTGGATCATTCATCCACtttgtataaattttatgtCTTGGGTGAGAAAGTTTTCCATGCTGTCAAGAAGTCGATACCAAATGCTGATGTTTTGAAGAAATCATCCAATGGTgatgaactcaaacctctagaGTTTGACAGCTTAAAATCTTTACCCACCGCCAGTGGTGACTGCAGCATGACGAACAGAGAGTCTATTGATGTTAAACTGGTTACAGATGCTGCAAATTGGCTTAGAAGAAGGCTTCAGCTTACTATCTTTGGTTTTGATGTTGTAATTCAGGAAGGTACGCAAGATCATGTAATTGTGGATGTTAATTATCTCCCGTCATTTAAGGAAGTACCTCATGAAATCTCAATACCTGCCTTCTGGGAATCCATTAGAGGTAAGTATGACCTTAGGTTGTCTAAATAA